From one Ailuropoda melanoleuca isolate Jingjing unplaced genomic scaffold, ASM200744v2 unplaced-scaffold42517, whole genome shotgun sequence genomic stretch:
- the LOC117799087 gene encoding sarcolipin, giving the protein MERSTQELFLNFMIVLITVLLMWILVKS; this is encoded by the coding sequence ATGGAGCGATCTACACAGGAGCTGTTCCTCAACTTCATGATCGTCTTGATCACAGTCCTCCTCATGTGGATTCTTGTGAAATCT